The genomic interval TGGAATTTTTACAAATTATCCCAAAATTTTGTGTGTATATGTTTATTCTTGTTGTGGTATGTTATGCAAACTAAACACCAatttatagaagaaaaaaacacaCTAACATATGTAGAATAACTTTAACCTGTATAAAATAAGCATTaagtatttatattaaatatgattaaatatgattaatttttttcattgtttaaattttaaatcttttgGATACTTGTAATAAGAAAACTATTGAAATAAGTTTTTACCAACGTTTTTGACATGGTAAAGGAATTTCTAATGTGGACtagaatgttaaaatatttaatatttattaaataatgtgggtgttataaaattataatatatatttcatgctgaaaatttatttgttatgtaaaacaaaaatattattaagaatcaatttcaataattttcttactaCAAACATTTAGAAGGtctaaaatttgaattagagacaaaaattaatttcgCATGTATAAGCCATGAcaaacatatttaataaaatataaaagttatgTAATTTTTACAAAATCTTAAACGAAACTAAAAAAAGAGAGGGGTAGACCGTATATTCATTAATTGCATTTAATATATTGCATTTATCATATGTATTATCTTATGGCATTTACACGTATTTAATAAATGTAATAAATgctttaatataaatatttaatactacATTTATATGTATTGAATGCTGGTATATATGTATTTACTACGCgtatttattgtataatatgtatttaatttatatattaattatacatGTATTTTGTTATTTCCTCTCAAACTTCtacacactaaaaaaaaatattaaatatcaattaatttataaaaaaaataaaaaattaattattatattaattaaattaaataatatttgatgaattaaaaaattattgatatttaaagtaatttatattattaatataaatttatatattatttttaaatggtttGCATTAGTAacgatactaatttataaaatattttataattttttattaataataaaaactatttcatattaatgatttttttttctaaattaatttatatttaatgacttttttatagttataattataataatttttaaaaatatcaattgaACGAAGTTATCAGTTTTTAAATGAagtattcttattttttaaatattatcctAATAGtatttttctatatatttattttatattgtaatGTACATGATTAAACACCCTTTAGATATATAACATCCTCAATCACGTTAgactaataaaaattattagcaCTACATCTCTACTAATAGAGTCCAACAACTTCTAGGTGActctttcttcctgcaccctctATATGTTCTTCTGTCACTACATACAAAAcgtgaaaatacttttttattccTTGTGTCATCTCATagattagcttctggattacataatctggaagctgAAAAAAACTTCCATAAACTAATCATACATATGAAAAAAAgatttcggattatgtaatttagaAGCTAATTacgaaattgaaaaaaaaaaattattatgtaatccagaatattacaaatggatatttttataaatataaaaatttatgaaggtgaaagaaaaacatacggaggtgcaggaagaaacaagaAGAAACCATCCTTGTAGTTTCAGTTCATCCCTAAAAATAAGTTGACCTTATTTGAACTATGATATGTATTTTTAATAGCATTAACCAATTCAATCTCTAAATTCTGGAAGCTAACTTTACGTCATAGTACATTTCATAAGTATCCCAAACCCGACGAGTGAAAATCAAGGACCAAAAACCTATCAAGAACTTTTCAACCCTTATAAAAACatgtatattttcttttcttattgttttagttaatttattataacaatagatatatacatatatttatatataaaagaaatctGGTTAAATTCATTTAACGGGGATTTTTTTGAATAGTTTGATGAACAATTTGTGTCTATAGTCAAAACTatattacatttattatttcatgtttataaattgatgttatttttctttatatatcaTGATAAGTTTATCATacatacacatttttttaaaatagtttgatattattagaaaattcttaaataaaaactaatttaaaaaaatagtaattatattatctgaaaattatatactaatttagagactaaaaaaattattgatatataaattagtttttattactgataatcgatatctaattagttaattaagttttagctactaattatttaaattctaaagttggtagatAAAACCTTACCTATCaatttaacaattatttatcaataataaaaactaatttagataccaataattattttaatgtataaaatagtttataatttagttaatataacaactaattattttttatttataaaattgatattattttcttttaatattgacgaagttaaatattattttataaattataaaaatattgatataaaaaatatttttcattattaacaaaaatttataaagtgatAAATTGGTAAGAAAAAAAGGGTATAGATAGATATTTATTACTTACATTTAATATATTGTATTTATCATATGTATTATCACTATGCCAATTACACATATTTAGTAAATGTAATAAATGCtctaatatatatgtattttttaatacattcatATATTGAATACTAgtatacatttatttatttatttactaaatgtatttattgtataatgtgtatttactttatatatttaattatgcaTGAATTTGTTACTTCCTCCTAAACCCTCCACACACcacaaacaaaattattaaatataaactaatttagagaaaaaaaatattggattaactaagttagatactatcttataaaataaaaaaaatatttatatctaatgagtttttatattaaaaattataaaatcgtttctaaattgatatttaacatTAGGTACTAATTtcttagtttataaatttggtagttaaaactttggtagctaattagatatgaATTTAGGAAGTATTTAtcaaaaatagaaactaatttaaatacaacAATTTTGTAGTCTCCAACATAGTAATTAATTTAGTcgaaactaattattttttgtttctaaaattgatttttatttaatgatttttttagtgtatattgactaagttagatattagtttataaactaaaaaaaatttggtatttaaaataggttttattattaataaaattacaaagtgatttttaaattgataaaaaaaatagggaGTAGATAGTATATTTATTTACTTGCATTTAATATATTATCATTATGCCATTTACACGTATTTAATAAATGCAATAAAAGCTCTAATTAATACTACATTCATATGTATTgaataatatcaataatcatGCTTATGTTTACATTTATATGCTTATGTTTAATCCATAGTCATGATTTTTGTTGTGTCCATACCAAACTTCTTCTATATCAGTCTTTCCATGTCCAAAGATTATGTTATTCCTatgtttctatatttttttcgaATATTTCTAAccatttatattaaatatgattTGTTGAGACTACAGAATTTCCCTCTcattttacaatttattttatattttcatatttaataatttaatttatattttaactatTCTAATTGGTATTGGACAAAATATATAACGGTTTCTATTCCCtgatttttaattttggtagttaatttaaataatttgggTCTGAGAATGATTGGTTTCTTCTATctaattaaataacttaatttcatatattattattattattattatttatggttctctctatatatatatatatatttatatttataaacaggattcttttattttttttccatgtacaatttttttttaaattttattctttatgatttgaaaatataataaatttaaattgaaagaaaaaaagaaaacacaagttttaaattttaaactaaaaatttaaatttgattaaaaaatagaattttttttttttaatacaaatgaTGAAAAAGGAGAGTGAAATAATAATCCTAAGAATCTAAAACAAACACAATCCGTAATATTTCATTATGTTAAATGTTTTCTATGttctttttatcttttggtAAATAACAAAATCttgtaattttattcttttgtattGTATTGTGCATAATGGATATCTTGCAATTCAGATATTTActtatgtaattattaatacATTTATATTGCATATATATAAGGAACtgaatttgtaaaataattgaCCAATATCATTAGTTAGGCCAGTTGATAACAAAGTATAACAATTTTAGATGATGACAATCACTTATTTTATTCATATAGATTATATTCTTCATTTTAGGTTAATCATTGCAAATTTAGTTCATGGAATGAGATTtcatagtaataataaataaaaattaacttacAAATTTAGGAAAAAGAGAATTCATTTCTAAATTCCCTTCTCAGAAGATaaagaatttatatttataatatataattactttctaaattcttttaattgttcaaattcatataataatatattttttcttattcatTCACTACTTTCCCacaaaataatttcatatattCGTTAtagtaagaatttttttaaaacaaaatatttgcaTTTGTGAAGTTATTACAATCTATTCAATCTTATTATAAATCATATACTATTAATATGTCATATTAAACTACattagtttatttatataatttttttttataaattataaataacacGCTTTTACATAGAATTAAGAAGGCTACTTTACTTTAATAgatcatttatattttctatttaaataatataactttTACTCATGTTAtaatttaacaaatataaatatatttattaacacATATATGACTTCAGAAAAATCTATAGTTGAAAATGGATGTGTTTGTTCTTCTCTCTTTACCTTCTGTCtttatcttcatcttcttcctcttccgtATTCTCTCACACAGAACAAAGCTTGCAGCACCACCGTCTCCTCCGTCGCTTCCTCTCATCGGCAACCTTCACCAACTCGATCACTCATCCCCACATCGCTCTCTATGGCAACTCGCCAAACGCCACGGCCCTCTCATGTCGCTGCGTCTCGCCACCCTACAAACCGTCGTCGTTTCCTCGGCCCGACACGCCGAACAAATCCTCAAAACCCACGACCTCAACTTCGCAAACAGACCCGCCTTCGTGGGCCCCGCAAAGCTCTCTTACAACGGCCTCGACCTGGGCTTCGCGCCCTACGGCCCATGCTGGCGAGAGTTGAAGAAACTCTCCATGGTTCACCTCTTCAGCGCGCACCGCGTTCAGTCCTTTCGCTCCGTCCGAGAAGACGAGGTTGCGCAAATGGTTCGGAAGCTCTCGGAACGGGCAGCTTCGGGCACTGTCGTGAACCTGACCGAAATGCTGATGTCTTTCACGAGCTCTCTGATATGCAGAATCGCTTTGGGGAAAAGCTACGTCGGTGAGCTGGAGGAAGTTGTGGAGAAGAAAAAGCGGAGGAGCCGGTTGCAGGTTCTGCTGAACGAGGCGCAAGCGTTACTGGCTGAGTTTTTCGTTTCGGATTATTTTCCGATGATGGGTTGGGTTGATAGAGTGACCGGAAAAACGTGGCGGCTTGAGAAAACGTTCAAGGAGTTGGATGCGTTCTACGAACGAGTGATCTTTGAGCACATGGCTAAaaatggtgatgatgatgatgagaaAGAAGTGAAAGATATCATCGATATCCTTCTTCAGCTTCTTCCTAATCCTTCACTCTCGTTTCATCTCACTCTTGACCACATAAAAGCCCTTCTCATGGTAACTTCCTAACTCAATCTTCTCATATTCAAATGAGTGTTCGTGTTTATAAGTTCACATATGCATGCAGAACATCTTTATAGCGGGAACGGACCCTTCTTCGGCGACGATAGTGTGGGCGATGACAGCACTGTTGAAGGATCCGGAAGTGATGAGCATGGTTCAAGGAGAAGCGAGAAGTTTATTCGGGGACAAAGATTTCATAAACGAAGACGACATTGAAAGGCTTCCATATCTGAAAGCAGTGGTGAAGGAGACGCTGAGACTGTTCCCACCTTCGCCGCTTCTCTTGCCAAGGGAAGCGACGGAGCGTTGCAGCATCGATGGGTACGAAATCGAAGCCAAAACTGTGGTGTACGTTAACGCGTGGGCCATAGCAAGGGACCCCGAGAACTGGGAAAAGCCCGAGGAGTTTTGGCCCGAGAGGTTTATTGGGAGCGAGATGGAGCTGAAGGGGAAGGAGTTTGAGGTGCTTCCGTTTGGGAGCGGCCGGAGAATGTGTCCGGCGAAGCACATGGGCATGGTGAACGTTGAGCTTGGTCTTGCGAATCTGGTCCACAGTTTTGACTGGGAAGTGGGCGCAGGGTTTGACAGAGAGGAGATGTTGGACACGGAAGTGAAACCAGGAATAACGATGCACAAGAAAAGTGACCTTTACCTAGTTTGCAAGAAGAGGACAACTTAGCACATGTTGCTCCATTCAATATTCATCaccacaataataataataataataataataataataataatagatcAGCACCTCaaatattacttaaatttgtgttattttaatattatatcaaTTGATAATGACCTTTAATGGATGTATGCATGATCCTTTGCACGGAGATTTCCGTGCCATCAATTCTGTCATTTTGCACTTTATTATATGTataatattttggaaaaaaaattgtatttgcTGTTGGAACTGTTGCCATCAGAGACAGGGTAATACCACTTACGTGTGTTATGATGAATCAAATATTTGGTGTTGTTAAATATAGTTCATGCAACTAGAAAACTTGAAGTCTTTACTTTACTCATTTTTTGGGCCAGCTTTTTAAGGTTTTATTGAGATTCTTCTTGTCTTTGTGCTATTCCTTCGATTATCAGTTTCGGGTAAATGCTAAATGAAGGATGTACTTACAAAAgacactccgacactcaagtcagtaaaaaAGAATATTCGACACTCTGGATGTGTATAGTAATAATGACGTACTTTATTCTTTAtaatgtgtgttatttatattattttaataagtttatctcATTGGTTCTGATTAGTGGAATGAATCACATTTATagttgtattacctaattcttaatggtagTTTAGTTACATTGACCTTAAACATTAATATTGAACGTGTCGGTCAATCTGATCATCCGAGGGTGTCTCGATTAACTCGGTCAGGGAGACCAAGTCACATCAGCATATACGCTATACCAGTACAATAGTATATatttgtacaatttttttttagtttatttgttcaatattttcatttatcaaGAGATATTTTATGCATATTCTGCAATTTTCTGAGTGTAATGTGGCAAAGAAGCTTTTGTTGTTCTTAGTTCTCAGGAAAGCAGAAAATTGTTGTGTCAACAGTCCTTGTTTTCAACGCTATATATAAAAGAGAACTTCGTgataatgaagaaaaaataaagagagaGATATAGAAGAACATGAGAAAAGTAGTGTAAGATAAGAAGAAAGTAGTATATATAGAAAATATTCTGGAAAAAGTTCCACCGCTTTGCCTCGGGACTTTTATGTTTATAATGTATATCTATATTGAATCAaactttaatataaatatttatatttatttaaattaatattaatctacttattttttaatatttattaaaatcagTGTTAACTAGATTAATGTTAATCTAATTGATTTCTAATATGGTAGAAGTtgatattatttcattttaatatttctatttatttaagttaatatatTAATCTAATTCATGATTTTTAATATGGTAGaatttgatattatttaattttaatatttctatttatttaaattatttattattatttatttaagttggTACAATTATAAGATGAtgtttatgtaatttatttttaatatttcctAAAGTAATgtaatttattcttatttttttatatttttgtgtgtttaagttagatttatttttactgagattaattttatttatttttaatattcatttaagTTAATGTGAATCtaactaatattaatataatttttttaaatctatatTTAAGTTAGTATCAGTTAAGTCGATTGTAGTTTTATAATTTGTGTTTCCGTAACATATAATAGAAATCGCAGataaatcttaataaaaaaaatttacatttaaatatGAGGAAATGTTTTGATTCATGTGAGCCTAATTTGCACAGATTGAAATcataattttcattttccatTTTATTATATATCCTCGTACTTAAATGTTTCTCATCACTTTTCTTTTTACCAAATAGAAGTTTCTCTCcaatatagaatttttttttatcttgaattCAACCTTTTCTAACAAAGAAGATACACATAAACGTGTTGTAGTGCAACATGTTAGTTAACAATTActgttatattatatttagCATAGAGTATAAAATAACTAATGTATAAATCTAAGTATATTATACATGACTTAATTGCAATTAgttaacatattttaattatataagatTAAGTACTGTCATGACAATAatcttgaaaattaaaattaatttaaaatttagagacaaaatacTATAGACCTAAAGTTAACTTAGTTAATTCTACATTGAGTCGATTTTCAAAAGCCTATGTtaacttaaaattttaactttgtGATAATAACTATTATAACTTTTAAGTTTAACAAGttcttctaaaattattttcaatgtaacatattttcaaattaattaatttcaacTACATGCTTCTTTTCAGACAACAACACAACATGTAACATACAACACGCActtaaaaacaaatattcatTACGTTTTTTTGGCATGAAACATTCAACTTAAATCCCCGGCACTTTGAACAATAAAATACAATGAATTTTTATACACTAACATGGTCTAAGTAACAAGCTTCTATTTAAATTACATAAGCAATGCGAACGCTTATATTTCATTTATACTCAATCATTTtcagttaaatttaaatatgtaagaaaaaaaatagaaaacaaatcgCAATTAATGATAGAATCTTCACCATAATAGAAGAAagaaatttttaaaagtaaataaaacaaatcTTAATAAAATCAATCATAAATCCTAATGAAATAATCTGAAATCATCATAAAATTTACAGataataactaaaaacttgGGCGGTAAAATCAACAATTCTAAACTTTATTTTGATTCTGAGTGGAGTCTTTTTTTTACTTGAACTTGGTCATAAAGTATGCTCTGATTCACATCACAAGCATTGAGTATACATGGTTGCAGAGTTTTGTTGTGCAATGAAGATGATGATCAGTAGGCTGTTGCTTTGCCATTCTGGCGCTGTGACTGAGTCTGTGTCTGTTCCTGAGAATGGTTATTGTGCAGTTGAGCATGTCTAAGCTGGTTAGGGTGCTGCTGGTGCTGCTGTAATGGGAACATTTGTTGGCTAATAGCAAGCTGTTGAGCCATGCGACTCGAGAGGAGGGTCTCTCCGCCAAGTTCTGCAACCATGCGTCTTAAACGCCGCACTTCAGCATCCAATGTCTCATTCAGAGCTGCCAAAATAAGCATGCATAAGATGTTTTATTGCACAGCTAAAGTATTCATATCCACCACAAAAACAAGGCAGTAACAGTGCATTTGAAGAAGGGAGAGGATGATGAAATGGAGATGCATATTTCTGAATTACAAGTTCAAGATGCTAAAAAAATATTGCTTTGGTCTTAAGAGATAAAGTTTACACCATAACTGCATTAATCATGAAAGATTTAGAAAAGAAGTCATAGCTGATACAGTCATTAGGCATGAACACAACAGAAGTTGGGGTAATAATCATGGTTAGTGCAGTTTCTGACTATTAGTATTAAGTATCAAAGCATCAAACTTAGTATATACAAGAAAAAGAACATTTGAGCCTTGACTATCTGAGTTCCCTTTCCTTCCAagtctctctttctctctatcTTCTTTCTATTTGGCATTAAGGGTGTTTTAGTGACAGCAATATGTGGGCAAAATGACCCTGATATTTTTAGATATGCAGTTTTAAAGCGGGCGTGAAACAAGCGAGAAGTTCAGAAAAATCGTGGTGCTAGCTAGTGCAAAATGTACTTTACAAGCATTTgtgaaaatgaaattaaattccagcTAGACAGGTAGATTTCAAAGGTGAAGTGTGCAGATACCCTGAAATAATTGGATAGTAAATCACTCGAGTTTTAGTTAATTAACACCAGCCATTTACATGTTGAGAACCAGCACAAATTTGAATAACTTGTCTATACACATTCAAAAATTGTCATATAGTAAACCTTGTTAGCACATAAAATCCCTTTTCTAAATGAAAAGCAGACATCATTGAACCTGATCATATAAACAAGTGATTTGTGTACAAAAACAACAAAGTTCACACATTAAAGGTTCGAATAAGCTAAAGCAGATTTCAGGTAATACATTAAGTAGAAGGAAAATGTATATCCATACCATCTTTCAGTTGGGACTGCTGCTCGAAGGCTTGAATCCTCAATTTGTACTCATTATTCTCACTTTTAAGCTCAGAATTATCCATCTGCAGACAAGCACAGCAAAAGAAAAGGGGAGAAAAAGATAAAGGAAACATTTTATTTATCACAGTAATATAGATGACAACTTGAAGAAAATGGAATATCTGCTCAACTCAGAAGGCACGCACCTGTAATTTGGTAAATTGAGTAGACAATGTGGTTGTCTCTGTCTGAAGTGTTTGGACTTTCAGCTCCAATTCAGAAATGTATCGCATCTTCCGCTCTTTTGAGCGAGCAGCAGATAACCGATTCGCCAAAATCCTAGACAAATATTTTACAGCCTTAGTTTTTTTACAGCAAAAGAGAAAAGAACATAAAAAAACAGTCAAAGAGAAGACTATTGTTACCTTTTTGCACGTTTAGGATCAGCCATGGCAATTTCAGCAAGTTTATCATTCTCCTTTATTTTCTTTAGCTCCTCTGAGCTGAACTCACCATTTCCAAACTCGATGCTTGTTTCAGATGTCTTACCATCCATCGAATTGCTAGGAGAGTGTTGACCACCTCGGTTTTGCAAAGGAGGAAGCTTAGGTGATTCATCTCCAATGTGGAAATTTCCAATGGAGCTGTCCAATGAGAAACTTCTCCGGTGTCGGGAACCAGGTGCAATGTCTCCATCAGAGCTCCTCTTCACTCCTTCCCTTCTCTCCTCTGAACAGCTTGAACTAGCCCCTTGAGCACCGGTTGTTTTCCCATTTGCATGACTCTCAACTTCGTTGTCACTGCTTTCAACAGTCTTGGAACCACTGGTTCTGCTATCCAAATCCTTATCTTCCATACCAGAAAAATTCAGACCATCAATGTTGTCCAAATTCATGTATGCACTGAACAAATCATCCAGTGCATCATCCTCTTTCCTCCCAACCATAGGTTCCACACCAAAACCATCAGCACGGTCCATATCCTTAATCGGTTCCTTCAACACCAGCTGAATCGGTTTCTCATAACCCGAGTTCCCTCCCCTAGAACCATCACGATCACTCCAAGTCCTGGAGGGAACCAACTGAGGGGCAGACTGAATAAAATCAGAGATTCCCAAAGGGGAATCACTGCTGGATCGCCTGTGTCCTTTCCGAGGTGGAAGAGAATGGCCAAGCTGAAGTGCAGGACCACGATTAGGCAAAGGGGCATGTGGGTTAACCAAGCTTTCCTCAGCAGACACATCTGTTGAAATTGGGTCAGAAAGGGAGGGCTCTCTATAAGGAGAAGGACTCAATGGGGGCAAGGAATCCAGAGAGAAAAAAGGGGGCTGAGACAAAGACCTGGAATGGGATGAAGCAGAACTCAAATTGGGAGAACCCAAACGCTGAGAAACCGAATTGGAATGGGATTGAGAGCCAAAAAACTGAGGATAGGGTGAAGAAGGTGAAATATTTGTGTTAGGGTAAGAGGGTGGTATACCATAGGGTTTCTGATTCTCAGCAACACCCATTTGACTAATAGCCACAGCATTATTCAATCGATTTGGGGGTCTGAGATTTGCACCCGATGACGAACCAAATACACAACCATTTCGTTTCATATTACTCTGATCAACACCTTCCATTGACTCGACCCTTCTACCAAAAAATCACAACCTTCAACAATACTCACCAATCAACACACATAAAAACGACCGAAGCTTAAAAAATCCTCACACACAGTTCACCAAGGCTAGTCTACTGAAAATTTTGCTAATAATTGAAGAAAGTTCTAACTAACACAGTACTTTGTGTACCTGGTCATAGCTAGAGCTGATTAAAAAGTGCAAACCCTATCTTGTAAACGGCATGGTGACAGGGACAAGAGTAAGTTATATGACAAGCAGAGTGTGTTTTGTGTCACAGAAGCAGGAAAATTCCACGGTGGTGCGGAAGAGGTCTCCAGAGGAAGAACACGAGAAGTTGAAGTGTCGGAGGACGAAGATGACGATGTGGTTGTGTTGTGTGTGTTAGAAGGTAAATTTGTGAGTCTCTTTTTTCTACTCCGGTCGTGAAATAAATGGCATGCGCGTGTCAACTTCGCTGTAACGCGGATATTGTTTATTTTCCCTTCATTTCCGGATTCcgttttttctttttagattacAATTTCTTTAActc from Phaseolus vulgaris cultivar G19833 chromosome 1, P. vulgaris v2.0, whole genome shotgun sequence carries:
- the LOC137816352 gene encoding cytochrome P450 71A1-like, with the translated sequence MDVFVLLSLPSVFIFIFFLFRILSHRTKLAAPPSPPSLPLIGNLHQLDHSSPHRSLWQLAKRHGPLMSLRLATLQTVVVSSARHAEQILKTHDLNFANRPAFVGPAKLSYNGLDLGFAPYGPCWRELKKLSMVHLFSAHRVQSFRSVREDEVAQMVRKLSERAASGTVVNLTEMLMSFTSSLICRIALGKSYVGELEEVVEKKKRRSRLQVLLNEAQALLAEFFVSDYFPMMGWVDRVTGKTWRLEKTFKELDAFYERVIFEHMAKNGDDDDEKEVKDIIDILLQLLPNPSLSFHLTLDHIKALLMNIFIAGTDPSSATIVWAMTALLKDPEVMSMVQGEARSLFGDKDFINEDDIERLPYLKAVVKETLRLFPPSPLLLPREATERCSIDGYEIEAKTVVYVNAWAIARDPENWEKPEEFWPERFIGSEMELKGKEFEVLPFGSGRRMCPAKHMGMVNVELGLANLVHSFDWEVGAGFDREEMLDTEVKPGITMHKKSDLYLVCKKRTT
- the LOC137816353 gene encoding bZIP transcription factor 29-like isoform X2 gives rise to the protein MTRVESMEGVDQSNMKRNGCVFGSSSGANLRPPNRLNNAVAISQMGVAENQKPYGIPPSYPNTNISPSSPYPQFFGSQSHSNSVSQRLGSPNLSSASSHSRSLSQPPFFSLDSLPPLSPSPYREPSLSDPISTDVSAEESLVNPHAPLPNRGPALQLGHSLPPRKGHRRSSSDSPLGISDFIQSAPQLVPSRTWSDRDGSRGGNSGYEKPIQLVLKEPIKDMDRADGFGVEPMVGRKEDDALDDLFSAYMNLDNIDGLNFSGMEDKDLDSRTSGSKTVESSDNEVESHANGKTTGAQGASSSCSEERREGVKRSSDGDIAPGSRHRRSFSLDSSIGNFHIGDESPKLPPLQNRGGQHSPSNSMDGKTSETSIEFGNGEFSSEELKKIKENDKLAEIAMADPKRAKRILANRLSAARSKERKMRYISELELKVQTLQTETTTLSTQFTKLQMDNSELKSENNEYKLRIQAFEQQSQLKDALNETLDAEVRRLRRMVAELGGETLLSSRMAQQLAISQQMFPLQQHQQHPNQLRHAQLHNNHSQEQTQTQSQRQNGKATAY
- the LOC137816353 gene encoding bZIP transcription factor 29-like isoform X1 → MTRRVESMEGVDQSNMKRNGCVFGSSSGANLRPPNRLNNAVAISQMGVAENQKPYGIPPSYPNTNISPSSPYPQFFGSQSHSNSVSQRLGSPNLSSASSHSRSLSQPPFFSLDSLPPLSPSPYREPSLSDPISTDVSAEESLVNPHAPLPNRGPALQLGHSLPPRKGHRRSSSDSPLGISDFIQSAPQLVPSRTWSDRDGSRGGNSGYEKPIQLVLKEPIKDMDRADGFGVEPMVGRKEDDALDDLFSAYMNLDNIDGLNFSGMEDKDLDSRTSGSKTVESSDNEVESHANGKTTGAQGASSSCSEERREGVKRSSDGDIAPGSRHRRSFSLDSSIGNFHIGDESPKLPPLQNRGGQHSPSNSMDGKTSETSIEFGNGEFSSEELKKIKENDKLAEIAMADPKRAKRILANRLSAARSKERKMRYISELELKVQTLQTETTTLSTQFTKLQMDNSELKSENNEYKLRIQAFEQQSQLKDALNETLDAEVRRLRRMVAELGGETLLSSRMAQQLAISQQMFPLQQHQQHPNQLRHAQLHNNHSQEQTQTQSQRQNGKATAY
- the LOC137816353 gene encoding bZIP transcription factor 29-like isoform X3, whose amino-acid sequence is MEGVDQSNMKRNGCVFGSSSGANLRPPNRLNNAVAISQMGVAENQKPYGIPPSYPNTNISPSSPYPQFFGSQSHSNSVSQRLGSPNLSSASSHSRSLSQPPFFSLDSLPPLSPSPYREPSLSDPISTDVSAEESLVNPHAPLPNRGPALQLGHSLPPRKGHRRSSSDSPLGISDFIQSAPQLVPSRTWSDRDGSRGGNSGYEKPIQLVLKEPIKDMDRADGFGVEPMVGRKEDDALDDLFSAYMNLDNIDGLNFSGMEDKDLDSRTSGSKTVESSDNEVESHANGKTTGAQGASSSCSEERREGVKRSSDGDIAPGSRHRRSFSLDSSIGNFHIGDESPKLPPLQNRGGQHSPSNSMDGKTSETSIEFGNGEFSSEELKKIKENDKLAEIAMADPKRAKRILANRLSAARSKERKMRYISELELKVQTLQTETTTLSTQFTKLQMDNSELKSENNEYKLRIQAFEQQSQLKDALNETLDAEVRRLRRMVAELGGETLLSSRMAQQLAISQQMFPLQQHQQHPNQLRHAQLHNNHSQEQTQTQSQRQNGKATAY